Proteins encoded in a region of the Nitrospirota bacterium genome:
- a CDS encoding DUF692 family protein, giving the protein MVDLDFIHQDFQRRLREIPAQGMGLSVDVYTPDLFELVNRLRERGLQPGYLEVFKATTTAVTKVRRELSDIPLAYHGEGLWITQPDVQASPVFEQDLEEMVMQLNSLQSLWLNHECATKQMAGYSFGTYLPPLYTPLSARVVAGNIELVQQAMDRQAARADGTAPLFLLEMPPLTYFAAGTIPISYFFRLVTGSVPCGLVLDIGHLWTVYRYTSVCRRISLERFIEEFLAEFPLERVVEIHLAGLACHESADQPQGGEGLPEWIDAHAAPIPSILFAMLEQVLAHPNLVSLRAVALEVDTKPIEVIVEEYAEAVRRFSFLVQQAMARDTPVGQLRKATCCPVSIQESVCQSERQQLCDDYERYARIIMGQTPITGPEWQEVAVEGSGLTRYRTSYVPHEILHWGGDLEGMFPQACRALAERGVCLAEFVDFWFRSPRPLTHSYDFFLLKIERFFEFVTERVPDMRASVQQECDLLRLAYGQANEAGESMMEMERIR; this is encoded by the coding sequence GTGGTTGATTTGGATTTCATTCATCAGGACTTTCAACGTCGCCTCAGGGAAATTCCAGCACAGGGGATGGGACTGTCAGTCGATGTCTATACTCCCGATCTATTCGAACTGGTGAACAGACTCAGAGAGCGAGGGCTCCAGCCCGGCTATCTGGAAGTCTTTAAGGCGACGACGACCGCAGTGACAAAGGTTCGCCGGGAACTATCGGACATACCGTTGGCCTACCACGGTGAAGGTCTGTGGATCACGCAGCCGGACGTACAAGCGTCTCCGGTTTTTGAGCAGGACCTCGAAGAGATGGTTATGCAGCTGAATAGCTTGCAGAGCCTCTGGTTGAATCATGAATGCGCGACGAAGCAGATGGCGGGCTACTCGTTTGGTACCTATCTCCCTCCACTCTATACACCATTGAGTGCCCGGGTAGTGGCCGGCAACATCGAGCTGGTTCAGCAGGCAATGGATCGGCAGGCTGCTCGGGCAGACGGAACTGCGCCGCTCTTTCTCTTGGAGATGCCACCCCTCACATATTTTGCTGCCGGCACGATACCGATTTCCTATTTTTTCCGGCTCGTTACGGGCTCGGTGCCCTGCGGTCTTGTGCTGGACATCGGACACCTCTGGACGGTGTATCGTTATACGTCCGTCTGTCGACGGATCTCTCTCGAACGATTCATCGAGGAATTTCTCGCCGAATTCCCTCTGGAACGGGTTGTAGAAATCCATCTGGCAGGGCTGGCCTGCCATGAATCGGCTGATCAGCCACAGGGAGGAGAAGGACTTCCCGAATGGATCGACGCCCATGCTGCTCCGATTCCCTCGATCCTCTTTGCCATGCTCGAGCAGGTTCTGGCCCATCCAAACCTTGTCAGTCTCCGGGCGGTCGCGCTTGAAGTAGATACCAAACCGATTGAGGTGATTGTGGAGGAGTATGCAGAGGCAGTTCGGCGCTTCTCCTTCCTCGTTCAGCAGGCGATGGCCCGAGACACGCCGGTAGGACAGTTGAGGAAGGCGACGTGTTGTCCAGTCTCAATTCAGGAGTCTGTATGCCAGTCCGAACGGCAGCAGTTGTGCGACGATTATGAACGGTATGCACGGATCATTATGGGGCAAACTCCGATAACAGGTCCGGAGTGGCAGGAAGTCGCCGTGGAAGGGAGCGGGTTAACACGGTATCGCACGTCCTACGTTCCGCACGAGATTCTCCATTGGGGAGGAGACCTTGAAGGGATGTTTCCGCAGGCCTGCCGGGCTCTAGCCGAGCGGGGCGTCTGTCTGGCTGAGTTCGTGGATTTCTGGTTTCGGTCTCCAAGACCGCTTACCCACTCCTACGATTTTTTCCTCCTCAAGATCGAACGGTTTTTCGAATTTGTGACGGAGCGCGTACCGGATATGCGTGCCTCCGTACAACAGGAATGCGACCTGTTGCGCCTGGCCTATGGTCAAGCCAATGAGGCGGGAGAATCGATGATGGAGATGGAGCGGATCAGATGA
- a CDS encoding tRNA-dihydrouridine synthase — protein MSFWQSLPKPIIGMAPMDGVTDATFRHTVAMQGKPDVSFTEFTHVHDVCRGPEFLLDSLIYHEAERPVVAQLYGKEPDLFYQAAHAVCELGFDGLDINMGCPSRSVASSGSGAGLIRTPDVAQAIMQAARQGIADWAAGQTLEGAGLKPGRVAAIHRLNERRQDGRPLVRQKIPLSVKTRLGYDVVVVDRWIGHLLTERPAVISLHGRTLQQMYRGEADWSAISQAAGIVRGSGTLLFGNGDVHSYHDVIRRVRDTGVDGVLVGRAVLGSPWFFREKEEARLVLQQHVSEEGLEPWVPQLDYRFEVLLNHARRFETICGQGQFRRMRKHLGWYCKGFPHAASLRADMFRVSSVADLEQVLTDFRVRNASLTEVSNQVLPEPFPML, from the coding sequence ATGAGTTTCTGGCAATCACTCCCCAAGCCGATTATAGGGATGGCGCCGATGGATGGGGTGACCGATGCAACGTTTCGCCATACCGTCGCGATGCAGGGAAAGCCGGACGTCTCCTTCACGGAATTCACTCATGTCCATGATGTCTGTCGTGGCCCGGAGTTCCTGTTGGACTCCCTCATCTACCATGAGGCTGAACGACCGGTTGTCGCGCAGTTGTATGGAAAGGAGCCGGATCTTTTCTATCAGGCGGCCCATGCAGTCTGTGAATTGGGGTTCGACGGATTGGATATCAACATGGGCTGTCCTTCGCGGAGTGTCGCTTCATCGGGATCAGGGGCAGGGCTGATCAGAACGCCAGATGTCGCTCAGGCTATCATGCAGGCTGCCAGACAAGGAATTGCCGATTGGGCGGCCGGTCAGACCCTTGAGGGAGCGGGGCTCAAGCCAGGCAGGGTGGCGGCAATCCATAGGCTGAACGAGCGGCGGCAGGACGGCCGCCCGCTCGTCCGACAGAAGATCCCCCTGTCGGTCAAGACACGTCTTGGCTACGATGTGGTCGTTGTCGACCGGTGGATCGGACATCTCCTCACAGAACGGCCTGCGGTCATTTCCCTGCACGGCCGTACCTTGCAACAAATGTATCGAGGGGAAGCAGATTGGAGTGCCATTTCCCAGGCTGCGGGAATCGTTCGGGGGAGCGGGACTTTGCTCTTCGGCAATGGGGATGTGCACAGTTATCATGATGTCATCCGCCGTGTGCGGGATACCGGAGTTGATGGGGTGTTGGTGGGACGAGCCGTCCTCGGGTCCCCCTGGTTCTTCCGAGAAAAAGAGGAGGCGCGACTCGTTCTGCAGCAACATGTGTCTGAAGAGGGGCTTGAGCCGTGGGTTCCTCAGCTGGACTATCGCTTCGAGGTGCTGCTCAATCATGCGAGACGATTTGAAACGATCTGTGGACAAGGCCAGTTTCGACGAATGCGCAAACACTTGGGCTGGTACTGCAAAGGATTTCCTCATGCCGCCTCGCTTCGAGCCGATATGTTTCGAGTCTCATCGGTTGCCGATCTGGAGCAGGTGCTTACCGATTTTCGCGTGCGCAACGCGAGCCTGACCGAGGTCTCCAACCAGGTGCTGCCTGAACCTTTTCCGATGTTGTAG
- the maf gene encoding septum formation protein Maf — protein sequence MPLILASTSPRRRELLALLGVPFKVVDPSFEEQLVTDRSAVEQVTSFALAKAQSVARYEPETIVLGSDTVIELDHAVLGKPADLLEARAMLRRLAARDHYVHTAVALVGSTQKVEVTALSTAVVRMRSFDAQAHERYLETEESLGKAGAYSIQGEGGDLVDSIDGDFPTVVGLPLRLVAQLLRQCGIEVPVDLDELYASKPYANWDHFSG from the coding sequence ATGCCACTCATTCTGGCTTCCACGTCCCCACGCCGTCGCGAGTTACTTGCTCTGCTGGGTGTCCCCTTCAAGGTCGTGGACCCATCTTTCGAGGAACAGCTGGTAACCGACCGTTCGGCGGTAGAACAGGTGACATCCTTCGCGCTCGCCAAGGCCCAGTCGGTCGCGAGATACGAGCCGGAGACGATTGTGCTGGGGAGTGATACGGTGATCGAGTTGGATCATGCCGTGCTTGGAAAACCAGCTGATCTGCTGGAGGCCCGTGCGATGCTTCGACGCCTGGCCGCTCGTGACCATTACGTACACACGGCTGTCGCGCTCGTCGGTTCAACTCAGAAGGTCGAGGTTACCGCTCTGTCTACCGCTGTCGTTCGGATGAGGTCCTTTGATGCACAGGCGCATGAACGCTATCTGGAGACGGAGGAAAGTCTCGGCAAAGCCGGTGCATACTCGATTCAAGGAGAGGGCGGCGATTTGGTCGATTCCATTGATGGAGATTTTCCAACGGTAGTCGGTTTGCCCCTCCGTCTGGTCGCTCAACTGCTTAGGCAATGCGGTATAGAAGTGCCAGTTGATCTCGACGAACTCTACGCCAGCAAACCCTACGCTAACTGGGATCACTTTTCAGGCTGA